The Candidatus Margulisiibacteriota bacterium genome window below encodes:
- a CDS encoding radical SAM protein has product MPIIEPVIRPPAEANSFLLQVTTSCSANSCSFCGAYRNKPFTVKPMNEIMDDICRESGYDPDIRKVFLLDGDALVVNNSKLLPILSAVRAAFPKLTRISSYANGYNISSRTDEELQTLYDHKLRLIYIGLESGNQEILSMCNKRSTVAEMITAVNRAAQAHIKSSVIVLLGLGGKRYSRQHVIDTAKAVNKMQPRYLNFLSLMLVPGTRLFDQAKKGYFELLNSKELLEETYGMVELLELEQTIFRCNHASNYVPLEGRFPQDKEKLLAAIKAAIDGVTRLKPEFFRGL; this is encoded by the coding sequence ATGCCGATAATCGAGCCGGTAATCAGACCACCGGCGGAAGCTAATAGTTTTTTGCTGCAAGTGACTACGTCCTGTTCCGCCAATTCATGCTCGTTTTGCGGCGCCTATCGCAATAAACCATTTACAGTCAAGCCGATGAACGAAATAATGGACGATATTTGTCGAGAATCCGGGTATGATCCTGATATACGAAAAGTTTTTCTCCTGGATGGTGACGCATTGGTCGTTAATAACAGTAAATTACTCCCGATTCTTAGTGCAGTGCGGGCGGCATTCCCTAAACTTACTCGTATTTCAAGCTACGCAAACGGCTACAATATCAGCTCCCGAACAGATGAAGAACTCCAAACCCTCTATGACCATAAATTGCGCCTGATCTATATTGGTCTTGAGAGCGGGAATCAAGAGATCTTGAGTATGTGTAATAAACGATCAACGGTAGCAGAAATGATTACAGCCGTGAACCGGGCAGCACAAGCTCACATCAAATCATCAGTGATTGTCCTCCTTGGCTTGGGAGGGAAACGCTATTCTCGACAGCATGTTATTGACACCGCAAAGGCAGTCAACAAAATGCAGCCACGATATTTGAACTTCTTGTCACTTATGCTGGTTCCAGGGACCAGATTGTTTGATCAGGCGAAAAAAGGCTATTTTGAACTGTTAAACTCAAAAGAGTTGCTGGAAGAGACCTACGGGATGGTTGAACTGCTTGAACTGGAACAGACTATTTTCCGTTGTAATCACGCCTCGAATTATGTGCCTCTGGAAGGCCGGTTCCCACAAGATAAAGAAAAGCTCCTCGCCGCTATCAAAGCCGCAATTGATGGCGTGACAAGGTTAAAACCTGAGTTTTTTAGAGGTTTATAG
- a CDS encoding phosphodiester glycosidase family protein: protein MISKFIKILAIFISSLTVLLLFFAAFAINSDMDFFRELRELYVETAMTTLNHQYLATMFIDKTEIDRIRQKNIIVPIEKTDASNISFDSETKMDIELIDITEKTYKGKLLIIHDPSRIKLAVSKNILKTGEKLSNLIASENAIGGINASGFRDPQGRGKGGLPIGIVIKDGQVVFKSRASSFDIIGFNYDNILVLGRYKRDEIANLNLRDAVSFSPFLIVNGQEQIKPGNGAYGLQPRTAIGQTKNGSVLFLVIDGRQVSSLGATLRTVQDILLKHGAYNAANLDGGSSTVMYYEGHMMNTPCSKYGERFLPTAFIIK from the coding sequence ATGATTTCTAAGTTCATTAAAATTCTCGCGATTTTCATATCATCATTAACAGTCCTTCTTCTCTTTTTTGCTGCTTTTGCAATTAACAGCGATATGGATTTTTTTAGAGAGCTCAGGGAGCTCTATGTAGAGACCGCTATGACAACCTTGAACCATCAATACCTGGCAACCATGTTCATAGACAAAACCGAAATCGACAGGATCAGGCAAAAAAATATTATAGTACCAATTGAAAAGACAGATGCCTCGAACATTAGCTTTGATTCGGAAACGAAAATGGATATAGAGCTTATAGATATCACAGAAAAAACTTACAAAGGAAAGCTCTTGATAATCCATGACCCTTCAAGGATAAAGTTGGCAGTTTCAAAAAACATTTTAAAAACCGGCGAAAAACTAAGCAATCTGATAGCTAGCGAAAACGCAATTGGAGGAATAAATGCCAGTGGATTCAGAGACCCGCAAGGGCGGGGGAAAGGCGGTCTGCCTATCGGAATTGTCATCAAGGACGGACAGGTAGTATTCAAAAGCCGGGCCTCAAGTTTTGATATTATAGGGTTCAATTATGACAACATCCTGGTATTGGGAAGATACAAAAGAGATGAGATAGCCAATCTTAATTTAAGAGACGCGGTGTCCTTTTCACCCTTCCTGATCGTGAATGGGCAAGAACAGATCAAGCCTGGCAACGGAGCTTACGGGCTACAACCCCGGACAGCCATCGGGCAAACTAAAAACGGTAGCGTACTCTTCCTCGTAATTGACGGAAGGCAAGTATCTAGCCTTGGGGCAACGCTAAGGACCGTACAGGATATTCTCCTGAAACACGGAGCTTATAATGCAGCTAATCTGGATGGCGGCTCATCGACGGTCATGTATTATGAGGGACATATGATGAATACCCCCTGCAGTAAATATGGAGAAAGATTTTTACCAACAGCCTTCATTATTAAATAA
- a CDS encoding ABC transporter ATP-binding protein, whose protein sequence is MALVEVAELTKIYTETHVPTTALKNVSVTVHQGEFAALVGPSGSGKTTLLNLIGGLDTPTGGSVFLDNINLSGLKEKFLARFRLMHVGFVFQSYNLIPVLTALENVEYVMLLQGISGSVRRQRAQQILEEVGIGDFSDRRPADMSGGQQQRVAIARAIVSEPKLVLADEPTANLDSVTGRQLLELMRNMNRKKNITFIFSTHDPMVMDYARRIIMLKDGIIVKDEVKS, encoded by the coding sequence ATGGCGCTAGTAGAGGTTGCCGAGCTTACCAAAATATATACTGAGACCCATGTTCCGACAACAGCGCTTAAGAATGTTTCCGTTACTGTTCATCAAGGGGAGTTCGCAGCCCTCGTAGGACCGTCAGGATCAGGGAAAACGACACTTCTTAACCTTATCGGAGGACTCGATACCCCGACTGGCGGAAGCGTCTTTCTCGATAATATAAACTTGTCAGGGTTGAAAGAGAAATTTTTAGCTCGTTTTCGATTGATGCATGTCGGATTTGTTTTCCAGTCATATAACTTGATCCCTGTGCTTACTGCACTTGAGAATGTGGAGTATGTGATGCTGCTTCAGGGAATAAGCGGAAGCGTTAGAAGGCAAAGGGCACAGCAAATATTAGAGGAAGTCGGTATCGGCGATTTCAGTGACCGCAGACCTGCTGATATGAGTGGCGGACAGCAGCAACGGGTTGCTATTGCCAGAGCTATCGTCTCAGAGCCGAAGCTTGTTCTTGCAGATGAGCCTACAGCTAATCTTGATTCAGTGACGGGAAGGCAATTACTAGAACTGATGAGGAATATGAACCGGAAGAAAAATATTACATTTATTTTTTCTACGCATGATCCTATGGTTATGGATTATGCCCGGAGAATAATCATGCTTAAAGATGGCATAATCGTGAAAGATGAGGTTAAGTCTTGA